A section of the Pseudomonas tritici genome encodes:
- the rpoH gene encoding RNA polymerase sigma factor RpoH, giving the protein MTTSLQPAYALVPGANLEAYVHTVNSIPLLTPEQERELAESLYYEQDLGAARQMVLAHLRFVVHIARSYSGYGLAQADLIQEGNVGLMKAVKRFNPEMGVRLVSFAVHWIKAEIHEFILRNWRIVKVATTKAQRKLFFNLRSQKKRLAWLNNEEVHRVAESLGVEPREVREMESRLTGHDMAFDPAAEADDDSAFQSPANYLEDHRYDPARQLEDADWSDNSNHNLHEALEVLDDRSRDILYQRWLAEEKATLHDLAQKYNVSAERIRQLEKSAMNKLKLSIAA; this is encoded by the coding sequence ATGACCACTTCTTTGCAACCTGCTTATGCCTTGGTGCCGGGTGCGAACCTGGAAGCCTATGTGCACACGGTGAACAGCATTCCATTGCTGACGCCCGAGCAGGAGCGTGAACTGGCCGAGAGTCTCTACTATGAGCAGGATTTGGGGGCGGCTCGGCAGATGGTGCTCGCCCACCTGCGTTTTGTCGTACATATCGCCCGTAGCTATAGCGGCTACGGCCTGGCCCAGGCTGACCTGATCCAGGAAGGCAATGTTGGCCTGATGAAGGCGGTCAAGCGCTTCAACCCTGAAATGGGTGTGCGCCTGGTGTCGTTTGCCGTGCACTGGATCAAGGCGGAAATCCACGAGTTCATCCTGCGCAACTGGCGCATCGTGAAAGTCGCGACCACCAAGGCCCAGCGCAAGCTGTTCTTCAACCTGCGCAGCCAGAAGAAACGCCTGGCGTGGCTGAATAACGAGGAAGTCCACCGTGTGGCCGAAAGCCTCGGCGTGGAGCCCCGTGAAGTGCGCGAGATGGAAAGCCGCCTGACCGGCCATGACATGGCCTTCGACCCGGCCGCCGAAGCGGACGACGACAGCGCCTTCCAATCGCCTGCCAACTACCTGGAAGACCACCGGTACGACCCGGCGCGTCAGTTGGAGGATGCGGACTGGAGCGACAACTCCAACCACAACCTGCATGAAGCGTTGGAAGTGCTGGACGACCGCAGCCGTGACATTCTCTACCAGCGCTGGCTGGCGGAAGAAAAAGCCACGCTGCACGACCTGGCACAGAAGTACAACGTGTCGGCCGAGCGGATTCGTCAGCTTGAGAAAAGCGCGATGAACAAGCTTAAGTTGTCGATCGCCGCCTAA
- the ftsX gene encoding permease-like cell division protein FtsX: MSATRSPKVSERVAPKPADPQPQKKKKHDDDDGPDFSTLLRAWIESHRASLLDSLRRLGKQPIGSFFTCLVMAVALSLPMGLSLLLNNVERLGGSWQRAAQISLYLNIDASAKDGESLRDDIKNMPGVAEAEYISRDQALEEFQQQSGLGEALKELPQNPLPGVVLVTPNEVDKPALEALRQKLAEMPKVQQAQLDLVWVERLAAILKLGDRFVFGLTVLLVSALLLVIGNTIRLHIENRRTEIEVIKLVGGTDSYVRRPFLYMGALYGFGAGILSWGVLAFGLDWLNDAVVGLAGLYGSDFALAGVPVADGLSLLLGAVLLGYIGAWIAVARHLRELAPK; this comes from the coding sequence ATGAGTGCAACACGCAGCCCTAAAGTCTCCGAGCGCGTGGCGCCGAAACCGGCAGACCCGCAACCGCAGAAGAAGAAAAAACACGACGACGACGACGGCCCGGACTTCAGCACCTTGCTGCGTGCCTGGATCGAAAGTCATCGCGCCAGCCTGCTCGACAGCCTGCGTCGCCTGGGCAAGCAGCCGATCGGCAGCTTTTTCACCTGCCTGGTGATGGCTGTGGCGTTGAGCCTGCCGATGGGTTTGTCGTTGCTGCTCAATAATGTGGAGCGACTGGGCGGTTCCTGGCAGCGCGCGGCGCAGATTTCCCTGTACTTGAACATCGACGCCAGCGCCAAAGACGGCGAGTCCTTGCGCGATGACATCAAGAATATGCCCGGCGTGGCGGAGGCTGAGTACATCAGCCGTGATCAGGCCCTTGAAGAGTTCCAGCAGCAATCCGGCCTGGGCGAGGCGCTCAAGGAGCTGCCGCAGAACCCGCTGCCGGGCGTGGTTCTGGTAACGCCGAATGAAGTCGATAAGCCAGCGCTGGAAGCCCTGCGACAAAAACTCGCAGAGATGCCCAAGGTGCAACAGGCGCAACTTGATCTAGTCTGGGTTGAGCGGCTGGCGGCTATCCTGAAGCTGGGCGACCGGTTTGTGTTCGGTTTGACGGTGCTGTTGGTCTCTGCATTACTTTTGGTGATAGGTAATACCATTCGTCTTCATATTGAAAACCGTCGCACCGAGATAGAAGTGATTAAACTGGTCGGCGGCACGGACAGCTATGTGCGTCGTCCTTTTCTGTACATGGGCGCGCTTTATGGCTTCGGTGCCGGGATTTTGTCCTGGGGCGTACTGGCTTTTGGCCTTGACTGGCTGAACGACGCAGTTGTCGGGCTTGCCGGACTTTATGGCAGTGATTTCGCCTTGGCCGGTGTGCCGGTCGCCGATGGTCTGAGCCTCTTGCTTGGCGCAGTATTGTTGGGGTATATCGGTGCCTGGATTGCGGTTGCACGGCATTTACGTGAGCTGGCACCGAAGTAG
- the ftsE gene encoding cell division ATP-binding protein FtsE: MIRFEQVGKRYANGHVGLHELSFRVRRGEFLFVTGHSGAGKSTLLRLLLAMERPTTGKLLLAGQDLATISNAQIPFLRRQIGVVFQNHQLLFDRTVFNNIALPLQILGLSKAEIVKRVDSALERVALSDKTDLYPGDLSTGQQQRVGIARAIVHRPALLLADEPTGNLDPRLAAEIMGVFEDINRLGTSVLIASHDLALIARMRHRMLTLQRGRLIGDGEAGV; this comes from the coding sequence ATGATTCGATTCGAACAGGTCGGTAAACGCTATGCCAACGGGCATGTCGGCTTGCATGAGCTGAGCTTTCGAGTGCGTCGTGGCGAATTCTTGTTTGTCACCGGCCATTCCGGTGCAGGCAAAAGTACCTTGCTGCGCCTGCTGCTGGCCATGGAGCGCCCAACCACCGGCAAACTGCTGCTGGCGGGCCAGGATCTGGCCACTATCAGCAATGCGCAGATTCCTTTCCTGCGCCGCCAGATCGGCGTGGTGTTCCAGAACCACCAGTTGCTGTTCGACCGCACCGTATTCAATAACATCGCGCTGCCGTTGCAGATACTCGGGCTGTCCAAGGCCGAGATCGTCAAGCGCGTGGATTCGGCCCTGGAGCGTGTGGCGCTGTCGGACAAGACAGACCTCTACCCCGGCGACCTGTCCACCGGCCAGCAACAGCGTGTCGGCATCGCCCGCGCCATTGTGCATCGCCCGGCCTTGCTGCTGGCGGATGAGCCCACCGGTAACCTCGACCCGCGACTGGCGGCGGAGATCATGGGGGTATTCGAAGACATTAACCGCCTGGGCACCAGCGTGCTGATCGCCAGCCACGACCTGGCGCTGATCGCGCGCATGCGCCATCGCATGCTCACCCTGCAGCGCGGCCGCCTGATTGGTGACGGGGAGGCCGGCGTATGA